The genomic interval CCGGCCTGGTGATCTGCTCGGCCCGCACGTACACCCGCTCGTACCAGGAGGCGATGCAGCAGTACGCCGAGGAGGGCATCCCGGTCTGGGGCACCATCCCCGAGCGCGTCTCCATCACCGCCGGCCCCACCGGCCCGCTCGCGGCCGACGGCCTCGAGTCGTACAAGAAGGTCTGGCGCAAGATCCTCGCCGCCGCCCGGAGCTGACGGACGTCTCAGGGGTCAACCCCACAGCTGGACGGTTGCCCCCTGAGAATCCGGGTGGGCAACCGACCACCTCGGGGGTCAACCCCTCAACGGTCCGGGCTGCGGTCAGCGGTGCAGCGGTGGTTCGCCGCGGACGTACGAGCGGATGACCGTGGCGGCCGCGCCCCGGGCCCAGTCGTCGAAGGTGTGGGAGCGGAGCATCAGGCGGCAGTCGCCGGCGGCGCCGAAGGCGTGTTCGGCGAAGGTACGCCGCATCCGCTCCTCGTAGAGGTCGTACTCCGCCACGCCCTCGCCGGCGATCACCACCAGCTCGGGGCCGACCAGGTTGACCATCGCGGCCAGCGCGGAGCCGATCACCTCGCCGGCCCGGTCGAACGCCTCCCGGGCCTGCAGGTTGCCCTCGTGGGCGAGTTTGATCGCGCCCGCCAGGTCGAGGTCCGCCCGCCCGGTCGTCTCGCGGGTCCGGGCCAGGATCGCGTCCGACGAAGCGACGGTCTCCACACACCCGCGCCGGCCGCAGGTGCAGACCAGGTCGCCCGGTGCCAGCGGCAGATGGCCGAGCTCGCCCGAGACGCCGTACGCGCCGGACACGACCTCGCCGTTGATGTACAGCCCGCACCCGATGCCGGAGCCGATCGTCACCACCGCGAACGAGTCAGCGTTCACCCCGACGCCGAACCAGTGCTCGGCCACGGTCAGCGCGCGCACGTCGTTCGACACCACGATCGGCACCCGCACCCGCTCGCCGAGCAGCTCCGCGACCGGTACGCCGCGCCAGCCCATCAGCGGCGAGTCCCGCACCACGCCGTGGGCCGCGTCGACATCACCCGACACCGCGATCCCGATACCGGCCAGCGGACCTGCCACCGCCGTACCGGACTTCAGTGAGCCGATCAGCGCATTCACGTGGGCGGCGACGCGGTCGATCACCACTTCCGGGCCGGTGTCGTCCAGCTCTTCGTGCCGGATGTTCAGGATGCCCGCGGTGAAGTCCGTGGTGACACCGATCAGGCTCGTCGGAGTCACCTTGACGCCGATCACCGAGACGCTGCTCGGTACGACGGTCAGCGGGCTGACCGGTCGCCCGATACCGATCTGGCTATCTCCCTCGACCGGAGCGGCCGCCTGGTCGGTGACGAACCCGGAGTCGATCAGCGGTGCCACTGCCTTGGTCACAGCGGCCTGCGACAGCCCGGTCCGGCGCGCGATCTCCACCCGCGGGATCGGCCCCTGAGTCAGAATCTTGGTCAGCACCGCGACTCCCGCCGGCGTAGCCAGGGGAAGCGGACGATGAGGACGCAGCGGCACGAGAACAACTTAGAGGACATCTGGGCTCTCTGCGCCCAGACGTCCTCTTACCGGCGGCTCATACCTCCGCGCCGCTTTCTGCCAGTGTTGGTGATGCGAGAGCCCAGCGGATGGTTCTGGTGAGGCCGTTTCCGGCTGCTCGTACGACGGTCCGCTCGGCCAGCGGGAGGTACGGGAGCCGCAGCGGCAGTCTGGTCCACCACGGGAGCAGTCCGACCGCAGCAGCCGTGAGTACGCCGTACGCCGGGCGGACCGTCCATGGGACCGGTGGGTGCACCAGCATGAACCGGGCTGCCTGCCGAGCCTCCGTCGTACCGCGCAGCTCGGGCTGGTACTCCTTCAGCAGCTGCTGCAGCTCGGCCACCGTCGTCGGCGGGTCGATCACCCCCAGCCTGCGGGCCACGAGCGCGGTGTCCTCGACGTACTGGTCCTGCTCGTCGGCGTCGAGCGGATGCGCGCCGTACCTCTGGTGGGCGGCGAGGAAGCTGTCCACCTCCGCCACATGCACCCACTTGAGCAGGTGCGGGTCGGACGCCCGGTACTTCACTCCGTCCGGGCTGGTGCCCCGGACCCGCTCGTGCACCGACCTGACGTGCTCGATCGCCTCTTCCGCAGCCGGGATCGCGCCGTACGTCGTGATGGCGAGGAAGTAGCTGGTCCGGCGCAGCCGGCCCCACGGGTCGCCGCGGTAACCGGAGTGCGCCGCCACCGCCGCCATCGCGAGCGGGTGCAGGGACTGCAGCAGCAGCGCCCGCAGTCCGCCGGCAAACATCGACGCGTCACCGTGTACCCGCCGGATCGGTCGCTCCGGCCCGAACCAGCGCGGTCCGGGAGTGTTGTGCACCCGGTCGCGTTCAGCGTGCGGGTCCGGACCGGCGACCTTCGTCAGAATCATCCGCGCCAAACCGTCCCGCAGCGGAGTCAACGATCCAGCACTGGTGGCGGCCATACGACCAGTCTGCGTCAGAAGGCCCGAGATCACAGATGTGACCCCGGGCCTTCTGATCCTGACTCAGTGCACAGGCACCAGATCCAGGACGGTCTGATCGATCGAGTTGCCGGCTTTGTCGGTCACCGTGGCACGGACCGACAGACTGTGGCCGGGCAACAGGGACCAGGGAGCCACGATGGTCCGGTAGCCGTCCTTCGTCCGGATCAGGGGTGCCGGAGTCCAGTGCCTGCCACGGTCCGGCGAGACCCAGAGCCGGGCGGACTTGATCGTCGAGGTGGTCGCGGCCGGCTGGTATCCGGCTCGCAGGTCGAACGTCAGCGGTCGCCACGCCGGCGCACTGCCGTCGAGTGACACGGACGGGTCGTAGTCGAGCCGGAGCATCGGCGGCATGACCGGGTTCTCACCCTCCGCCGGTGGCTTCGCGGTGAACTCCCAGCTGGTCTTCGCCTCGGTGGAGGACGGGACCTGATCGCTCTTCCAGCTGTGTTCCACCCGCCAGCGTGCGGTGCCATCGGGCACGTTGAAGAAACCGGAGGTCTCGTTGAGTTCTCCCATCGGCTTGCCGTTGCGGTAGAGCGCGAGCCGGTGTTCCGGGAACCGCGACAGATCGAGCACACCGAGATGTCCGGGATCGGCCACCCCGACCTGGATGTTGAACTGGCCCGCGTAGATGTCGCTCTCGGTCAGCTGCGGATGCATCGCCGTACCGAAGACCGAGCGCACCTTCTCACCTGGCTGGTAGGTCCGGTACGGGTTGTCGCAGACGCCGCTCTCGCCGGTGGACGGCAGATCCAGACACTGCCACCACTGGATGCCCGGGCCCGCCGACAGCATCTCGATCCGGTGCGACGGCGTCTTGACGGCCTGCCAGATCGACCCGCCGAAGGTGGTCAGCGTGCTCGCCGAGCCGCGGGCCACACCCACTGCGCCACCACCCCAGACACCGCCGAACGTCGTGTCGACCCGTGCCATCGCCCGGACGGTCTTGCGGTCGAGGTTCTTGGCCAGCGGCACCGTGAAGTGGTTCGCGGTCTGGTAGACCTCGTACAGGTCCGGATCGTCGGAGTGGGACTTCTTCGCCGCGGACGCCAGCTGCCATCGGGTCACGGTCTCGGTGATGCCGTGCTTCGGGGCCGCGGTCGGTTGTACGTAGATCCTCCCGGCGGTGACGTCCTCGATGCTCGGGTAGAGATCCTCGGCCTGCCACTGCGACGGTGCGGAGGCGCGCAGGGCCGTGACGGCGGCCGCGGTCGGCTCGGTGGGCTGACCCTCGACCACCGGGACGTTCAGCCGCACCGCCTTGCGGGCGTCCAGGGTGAACGCCGTGTCCCCGGCCACGGTGAGATCGGGGCCGCCGGTCAGGGCGAGTGTGTCGTCGGTGGTCACCCAGCTGTACATGCTCCACTCACCGGGAGGGATCCTGCGGGTTGAGCGACCCTGATCGTCCAGGGTGAACTGGACGAAGCCGCCGTTGGCGCTGTTGAACGCGTTGACCCATCCGCCGGACACGGCCTTCCCGTCGCGGTCGAGGACCTGGACGGACACGTCGTACATCGGCGGCTCGTCGTACGCGTTCAAGGCCAGGCG from Kribbella sp. NBC_00709 carries:
- a CDS encoding ROK family transcriptional regulator, with product MLTKILTQGPIPRVEIARRTGLSQAAVTKAVAPLIDSGFVTDQAAAPVEGDSQIGIGRPVSPLTVVPSSVSVIGVKVTPTSLIGVTTDFTAGILNIRHEELDDTGPEVVIDRVAAHVNALIGSLKSGTAVAGPLAGIGIAVSGDVDAAHGVVRDSPLMGWRGVPVAELLGERVRVPIVVSNDVRALTVAEHWFGVGVNADSFAVVTIGSGIGCGLYINGEVVSGAYGVSGELGHLPLAPGDLVCTCGRRGCVETVASSDAILARTRETTGRADLDLAGAIKLAHEGNLQAREAFDRAGEVIGSALAAMVNLVGPELVVIAGEGVAEYDLYEERMRRTFAEHAFGAAGDCRLMLRSHTFDDWARGAAATVIRSYVRGEPPLHR
- a CDS encoding oxygenase MpaB family protein; protein product: MAATSAGSLTPLRDGLARMILTKVAGPDPHAERDRVHNTPGPRWFGPERPIRRVHGDASMFAGGLRALLLQSLHPLAMAAVAAHSGYRGDPWGRLRRTSYFLAITTYGAIPAAEEAIEHVRSVHERVRGTSPDGVKYRASDPHLLKWVHVAEVDSFLAAHQRYGAHPLDADEQDQYVEDTALVARRLGVIDPPTTVAELQQLLKEYQPELRGTTEARQAARFMLVHPPVPWTVRPAYGVLTAAAVGLLPWWTRLPLRLPYLPLAERTVVRAAGNGLTRTIRWALASPTLAESGAEV